In Pirellula sp. SH-Sr6A, the DNA window GCAAGTGTTTTCAGGTGGCGATTCCTTTAGCCAACTGATTCTGGCCTCCTTCTCCATGGCATTCATGCTGCCATCGACGTGCTTTGCTTCGCAGCGTAAGGCAACAGAGGTCTCTTTATTGTTAGCTTGGTAGGCATCGATCACCGACTGGAACATTTCGCTGATCTGTTTTGACGATACTTTGTGCGATTTGCCAGTTGTGGGTTCGATCACTTGGCAAAAGGCGACGGCTCGCTGCATCGGCGTGGCGTCATTACCTAGTTCACCCCGCAAGTCTTGTTTACTGAGGGCCTTCCAGCAACCAATGATGCGTGCTGCGTCGTCGACCTTTAGCTGGTTGTTTTCATCTTTAAGGAGATCTTGCAGACGTGCTGATACGTGGTCTTCGTCGATTGTCAGTACAATGACTTTGTAGTCGGTAAGCAAACCCAGCTCGACCGCCTCTGAGAATGTAATGACATGGAGTTGCTTGCCGTAGATGGTTTCATCGTCCATTGAGCATAATGCGATATTCTCTTGAATCGCTTTGGCTTTGGCTACATTCGCATAGATTCGCGGCGTTGCCGTCATATAAAGCCGTTTTTTTGCTCTAAGGAAATTAGAATCATGGACACGTACAAAGTTTGATTCGATCTCCGATTCAAATGTAGCTCCAGTCGTTCGGTGGGCTTCGTCGCAAATTATCAAGTCGAACTCATTCAGATTAAATTTTGATTGCGATTGGTTGATGACCTCGATCGAATGGTAGGTTGAGAAAACAACACTCATGTGCTGGTCATCGTGTCGCTTTTTCATTTCTTCGGACAATCGCGCTGCATCCGTGGTTGCTGGGTATCGCAACTCATGCACAAATGTTTGAATGACGTCGTCGTCCTTTTTTCGCTTTTTGCCAACCTCACTGTCTGAGCACACGGCAAAACAGTGCAGCGGAACCTGGCTCTGCTGTGTCCATTCCGTTAATGTTTGTGACAGGAGCGCTAAGCTCGGAACAAGAAACAAGACTCGCTTATTTTGACCGGCAATCTTCTCTGCGATCTTAAGCGAGGTGTAAGTTTTTCCAGTTCCGCAAGCCATAATCAGCTTGCCACGATCCGCGTTCTTTAGTCCGGCGAGAACTTTGTCTATCGCAGCTTTTTGGTGCGGTCTTGGTTCGTACTTAGGCTTTAGCGTCGGTTCTTTTTTCGATTGGAACTTTGACCAGTCGATTTGACTGCTTTCAAAATCGCTTAGCTCGATTGTGCTAACAGGTGGCTGCTGGTTGAATAGAGCAGCTTCCGCATTTTCTGACCAGCTATCGGAGGTTAAAACGATGATTCGATGAGTAAAAGGCTTTTGACCGGAAGCGGTAAAGAAACTGTCTATATCACCTTTTTGCACGTGGTAACCTGGGTCGTAAAACTTGCATTGGATCGCGTGGTACTCTCCTGTACCACGAGTCTTTGCAACCAAGTCGATTCCAGTGTCTTTTTTACTGATACCAACGCCATCCGGAACATCGCCTAGTAGCCAAACGTCACTGTACAAGTCAGCGTAGACGGGCTCGTGGCGAAGATAGGTCCGCACCAACTCTTCAAAGTAGGTTCCTTTTTCGCGTTCCGATTTCGAAGCTGTGCGAAAGGAAGAAAGGATCTGCTGGAAAGGCGTTTGCGTCATGCGATTTTCTCGGATTTTCGATAGAAATTACTTGCTTCTACTTCTAGCCGTTGACGCGTATCTCCGCTCTCGCGAGGAAATGGTCTAGGTCTGTCCGTTTGAACAGCCGATAACCATTCACTGGATTACGGTGCATCGGAATGTCACCGCGAGCCGCCCATTTACGGAGTGTGTTTTGAGCGACACCGATGTACTCGGCCGCCGCTGCGGTTTGTAGGTGTTCGGTTAGTTTCGGCATCTCAGTTAGGTGATCCGACATGCGGTAGGCAAAGAATCAAGGATCGTCAGTCTAGCAAACCCTTCACTGTCGGGATACTGCCGTTTCCGAGACCATTTGGCGGCCCAGTTTACACCCAAAGTAGATGGAGTCGGAGAGTCGCAAGGCACATCAAATCATGCGGGAGAAAACGAGTTGAATGCTCTCCACTCGGCACTGTAGCATTTTTAGCAGCTAGGGGCTGGACGGCATGAGAATCGCATCGCGAGAGTGCCGAGAGAAGATTGGCGATGAACTAGCTATCATCGTGGGAACTAATCATCCAAACCAAGCTCAAGTCGCTGCCATTGCGACTCGGTGTTACCGGGTTTAGTCTCTTTCTTTAAATCGATTCGACGCTGGGAAACGAATCGAAGCACGTCGTCCCGTACCAACTCGTCCGTATCGGGTTGGTAAGTGTATTCGTCGCCATTGAGGCGGATCGCTCCTGTGTGCCGCGCAACACTGAAAAAGCCGCTGCTCACACCTTGGATCAGGAACGGCGTCCTTCGATGCAGCTTCGAGTCCTGCAATGCCGCAATCTCGTCTTCGCTCAAGAACGATTCCACTTCCGACTTCCCTCCACAATAGCTGTTCGCCAGCGCAATCAATAGCCTTTCGGAGTCACCCCCACTGATACCTCCGCTGGCCCATGATTCGAGAAGGCGATCTTCCTCGCGAGGGGTTCTATCGCGCATCGTAAGATGCTGGCAAACCATCCTTAGCTGATCTCGCTCTTGTGATAACCGACTCAAGATTTCGAAGTCGTGTTCATTGAGGTTTCTGGAAAGCTCCAGCAGTTCAATTTCTGCAACTGGCCGAGACAGATCATTCAGTTGCATTTGTTGCGCCCTTGGAAAACTGGTTTCGCATATTCTGTAAATCGATTCATCCGCTCCTCTCAAGAACCCTCGGGTCATGGTCATCGATAATGCCCAAAACCGCATTGATCACGTCGTTGTCGACCACCACCTCCGAAAGTTGATGCCTTTGATGAAGCACTGCATCGCGAATGTCCGTGATCGACGCTGACAGAGCCTCTAGTCTGTCCGCCGCGTCCGAGCACGCTGAGTTAGCGATTCCATCGTCACACTGAATTTGTGCCGCCAGCACGCGAAGTGCAGCGACAAGGCATTGATCCGAGGCCTTGCGCATTGGCCGTTTTTCTTTTTCCATCTCAATTCTCCTCTGCGCGAGCCTACCCCCGAACCATCGACGATTCAAATAAAACGATATTGATCCCAGCCACCCGACTACTAACTTAAGCCCCCTCTGCCTTGGCGATCGCTTCCATCGCCTCGATCATGGCTTGATGATTGGTCTTGCCACCAGGCAAAAGCACTTCGTCGT includes these proteins:
- a CDS encoding helix-turn-helix domain-containing protein, with the protein product MPKLTEHLQTAAAAEYIGVAQNTLRKWAARGDIPMHRNPVNGYRLFKRTDLDHFLARAEIRVNG